In the genome of Anabrus simplex isolate iqAnaSimp1 chromosome 2, ASM4041472v1, whole genome shotgun sequence, the window CTATGAGCAGTGGCCGACCTGAACTAGGCGGCGGAGATGCGGGCTCTCCTAACTCAACGGCGGCCCTCCAGCGAGCTCGCGCGGACAAAACATATCGCCGGAGCTACACTCACGCCAAGCCTCCTTACTCCTACATCTCGCTCATTACTATGGCTATTCAGAACGCTCCCACCAAGATGCTCACCCTTTCAGAAATCTATCAGTTCATCATGGACCTATTTCCCTTTTATAGACAAAACCAACAACGTTGGCAGAACTCCATTCGTCATTCCCTATCGTTTAATGATTGCTTTGTGAAGGTCCCTCGGACGCCCGATAAGCCCGGTAAAGGCTCGTTCTGGACACTACACCCTGACTCCGGTAATATGTTCGAGAACGGTTGTTACTTGCGAAGACAGAAGAGGTTCAAGGACGAGAAAAAGGAGGCGCAGCGACAGGCACAGAAATCGTCTCCGGCGCATTCTGGTGGCCCCGTCGACGGTTGCGGAAACTCCGGGAAAAAGACGCCCCAACATCAACAAGAAGAGAGCCACCATAAGTCGGCGCATCAACAGCAGCACCATCAAGCGGGAGGAGATGGCAAAAACGCAGGTCCCAGCGGCGGGGATCAACAACACGGGTTAGGAGCCATGTTGGGTCTTCACACCCCCAAAGTGGAGACCGATCCCATGACAGGCCTCCTACACCATCAAGCAGGCACCGACTTGTGCCTCTCCCAACAACACCACCAGCAGCACCAACAACAGCAGCTCCAGCAACACGAGGAATTAGCCGCCATGATGGGTCGTTGTCATCAGCACTTGGCGCTATCCGAACACCAGGCCATGCTCCACCATGGGACAGGGCACCATCTGAAGCAAGAACCGGCGGGCTACGCGGCTGCAAGTCACCCTTTCTCCATCACGCGCCTCTTGCCCACGGAGAGTAAGACGGACATCAAGATGTATGCGGACATGGCGCAGTATGCGGGGTACAACCCTCTCAGCCCGCTACCCAACACTGTCCACCCGCACTCATCCCTGCCCAACGAGTCGTACTATCAGAGTTCGCTGTACCATGCACCTACCGGCACCACCACCTTGTGACAGTACCCACTCGCCTAAGTGCCTGGAGCGTCCTGGGAAGCTCGCCGAGTAATGGGGGTAAGACTGTACGCTGTTTAGCGCCTAGCGATGTGTTTGACTTTCTGTGTAAATAGGAATGCACGTGAGATTGGCTGCCTGTCTGGACCATTGTCAGCAGCCTATCTTTTAGCGCTCAAAAGACGCGTGAACATTCGTTATGAATTCGAAATCTCATTGTCTTTTTCCGTTGTTTGTTTTTATATATAATATTTCAAGATATTGTAGATCCAAACTGTCGCTGGAGATTCATTCATCAAATGATATAGATTTTTCCTTGTAGGTTCAGCACGATGTAATAACAGTAGGAACCGCGGAATAAGCTCCTCTCTCTCAAACTCTAGAATCTCTAAGATCAGAATAGACATTACCTAAATGAAATAATTTGCAAATACTTGGTGTTTTATTGCAGATATTCGTACACAAAGTGTTGTGAATGTGACTCTCCTTCGGACGTAGAACTTATAGGGCCTAATTCTTTGTTTTCACTCGGTTGTTTCGTGCTTGGCTTTGTTGTCTGTGATTTAGCCTAAATAGACATTTCTAAATTCGGTCATCTTAGTTGAATGTAAAAATGCCAATGAACATCTCTCCTAGACCTCGAATGAAATAAGTAGGCTACTGATAAATAATTTACCTTAACCGTACAAACGTATTTTATTTCCAGCTTCTATCTGATAACTTTTCAAGGAGACGATAGTTGTAACAGTGTTCGTGTATTTTAGTACTCGGTGTCATAACAGCAAATTGAGCTAAGTAATGTGTTATTGGCCTGTATTCTTCTCTCAGGTGTAAAGTGCCGTAAGATCTTTAGAGTTGCTAGTCTTAATTCTTTTAACATATTTTGCTTTGTAATTTTGACGTAATGAATTCTGGCTAAGAAGTAATTCTGGTATGTGATATGGGCGAATATAATGCTGCTAGTATGAAATGGATAGGGCCTATCATTGCTGTATTCTTAAAGAGTGGTGGAGTTGTTTAGGGTCCCTAGTTGGCTTATTTTTCGTTGAATATTGAAAAGTCAACAGCACGCAGACTTCCTCTTGAAAGCCAGTAATTCTTGCTCTGCATTTTGCGAAAATGTTATTTTTCTAATTGCAGATCTAACACAAAGCGGACCACTATGGTAAGACTACTCTTGTAAAATAACTCTCTTTGAGCATAAGGCTAGTCTTGCTGTAAGATGGAAATATATGAATGTTAAACTTAGTTAATCAGTGAAATCCAAATAATAAGAAATCCAGTGGTGGATTTGCATTGAAGTTCATTAATTTATTAGTGAAACTGGAAAAATTCGTGGTAATCTCTACCCTCCAGAGAATCCGTTTACTTGAGCGTGTAGATGCACTGATTGAGTTACGCACAGTCACCGCCAAGCACTGCCACAAATTGAAGTGTTTTCATAGTTTATAACAGATCCTTAATGATATTATTTTAAGGAGTGAATTTTGTGAGTTCTGAAAATAACGCAACGGTGGGGAAGGGGGGTTGCTCTATACTTTTCTAGTCTATCTGTGTTATTATGTTCGTTTTTGTTGCCATTATTACGATGAATTTATGAAGTACGTATTTTATTACATTAAAGTTACGGTATTGTGAATTATACTTGTAAAATTATTTCACTCGATAACACTGTTTAGGGTTTTACATCAATAACGCAATCTGGATTTTTTTGTATCAGTCGTTTCGCTTAAACACATAGCAGGAGAAATCAATATCTTTCCGTAACCTTATCATAAAATTATATCTTAGTAATTGATACTTCTAATAGCAATCCATTAGCTCTAGGGAAAGGGGTCGCTTTATCATTAGTTTTATTTCTCTTTTCACAAGGGAAGGATAAATGGGTCACATTAACAGTTGGAGGGGCACCTCTTGGGAGGTGTGTAGGTTCTCAGCGTCAAGAATGTCTGACCTCTTCATGCGTAGGTGTAAGACCATAATTTGCCCGAATTAAGTATCCTTCCAAGCTATGACTTTCATACGATGGATCTTTCAATGTAACATTATTTTGGATACTAAAATACGAGACATGTGACACCGGTACATGATTTTCCCACAACTAGAAAATAGATAGATTACAAGGCTATGAGAAGTCGGGCATAGCATTCTGTCTTCGTATTGCCATACATTTCAGTACTGATGTATAACTGTTGAAAGTAAATCAACCAATACTTAAGTCATTTTCATTGAGGTTAACTTAATCATTAGATTTTATTTTAGATATCCAAGCTACATTTTACTCTCAACATAAAAATAGACGTTTTTATATGTCTTGTTCTTCATCTTTCATGTTTTAGAAATTATGTCTAGACAACGTTAGACCTATGGATGGCTAGGATGAAATCGTAGGCCAATGTGTCTAGATGGATGAATTCCCATAAGTAGATTTTACAGCCCGTGCTATAGCTTACCTGTGTGACTGAGAAATTTGTTTGCAATAGGTTGTGGGTTCCAAGGATTTGCTTAAACATCCTTTTTACAGTTTTTTAGTCGGGGTATTGACTCGGATGTTTAGGGCACATCGGTCTTTTGAAGATATGTTCTAGTAGTAACTCATTCAATGCTACGGAATGGGGGGGATGTTTTGTGGTTCCCTTCTTTATATAGCGTACTCTGTATTTCAGTGTGTATATCCCTAGTCCGTGTTCTGAAGCTGGGATACTTTATAACTGTTACGTGCGTACTGTTCGCTTTTTACACCCAAGCGAACTTGACTGAATATTACTTATTAATGATCTGCTTAAGGACGGGATAGTCAGTTCTTTTCTTAAGAGCCTCTTACGCTTGATTTAGCCGTTATCAGACAGTTTATTAGAGATAGATTATATGATGGCTTTTTAATTAGCTGGTAACTGGTAATAATAATTAAAGATATCATATGCGGAAATCTACCGAGCTGAGTGACTGGGCGTGCTAACGCGCCAAGCTCTGCGTTCGGTGGGTGActtggttcgaaacccaccgtcggctgtcttgagaatggttttctgaggttttccactttcacttccaggtaaaAGCCGCGccagttcatattcataggccaGAGCCGATTCCTTCTAACTCCTTACTAATTTcaatcaccatcattcatttcatcttcgcaAACTCTTTaacgaggttggcgtcaggaagggcatccggccgtaaaaatatacATATCATCTCACCTCACCCCCGACCCCGTATGGGGAAAACGGGGTTAAGGAGTAGACGTACAAATCTCATGTGGAAATTTGGAGGAATCTGTAATCATATATGACAGgtttttaaggaatatttatttgtttattattttcactttttacGTAATCACCGCACTGAACATTGAGGAGATACTAAGGGAATGCTGCTTAATTAATATAAATGATAGACACTTTGTCATGCTGTGCTTAAGACTTTCTCTACTTGTTTTCAGTATTGCTTTAAGAATGATCTGGATATCATCGCGGCGACCGCTTAGTTGCAAGTATTCGAATACAGATTCCAAAGTGAAGTCGATGAATAGCCAAACGCTTATTATTCCGTAGGAATTAAAATGACATTGCTCTTACAATCAATATACTTGAATAAAATATTCTTCTGAAGGTTTTCCACTTTTCAGATTGAAAGATGTGGAATTTTCAGATTTTAATTCGCTTTCTTAAAACAGACTTCAGCCCTTCTGTCTTTACTTCAAATGACCTACCTATGTTACACTCTCAGTTTGAAAATTTTGAGAGAGATTTTTCCGGGCACATAGAATATTTAGCCAGCCGTCTTTTCGCCACTGCACCTTGGGTGTAAAACAAGATGTGCTTTCATTACAACGCTCCGTAACAATTCGTTCGTCCCTAGAACTGTGTAGCAAGGCTCGTCAGCTGCGGTCCTACTTGGGGCCTTTAATCAAAAAATTACTTTATATGTTGGAGCATTGTATTGCGAAGGTCGGGAGCGGTTATTTCCTTCCTCCGGCTTTGGATATGGAAGGACAGGATTATAATAAAATAGCATGAGAAGTCTTTCTTGTTTGTTTAGTTTCGTACTGTATTTTTCGCTACATCGTAACTTCTACGTTTTCACGAGAAACACAACGCTATAGAGTAGGCTACATAAGAAGATATTACGATCTTAAATCTGCGGTACGAAAACTGCTATCTTGATTTATATTcttttagggccgatgaccttagatgttaggaccctttaaacaacaagcatcatcatcatcatcatgatttatATTTTGTCGCTGAACTTTCGAATGCCTTCATCCGAACCACATCTTATAAAAATTTGACGTAGTATTTGACTGTTCTGTccgataattataataatattagtcTAATAATAATCTTCCTCTCCTGCTTAATTAGTCCTGCTATATCGCAggatttctgaataataataataataataatatcaatcacaAGCTATCTACAGTTTGTGTTCTACGTCATACTTATGCCGTATTACAATCTTACCAGTCTCCACTAACATGAACACTGTAAAAGGGAGTAAAATACGGATCATTTCAGAAGGCTGTCTAAATTTAACGGTTACATATATATATCTTaacttatatatttttacaagttgttttacgacacaccgacacagatatgtcttatggcgacgataggacaggaaagggttaggagtgggaaggaatcggccgtggccttaataaggtacagccccaacatttgactggtgtgaaaatgggaaagcacggaaaaccatcttcaggcctgccgacagtggggttcgaactcactatttcccgaatactggattctggccgcacttaagcgatcccagctatcgagctcgatattccTTGATGCAGAGGCCATGTTAACTTCTGAAACACTATCAGGctttctaaaattattattattattattattattattattattattattattattattattattattattatttacagtaggAGTTCTATTGTATTACTGTTATTTGTTGGGGGATGGGATTAGACATTTTTTACCTCTTGTCATATTTAAAGCATATCGGAAGAGTAGATTATTTTGTTCAGTACTGTCTATATTTGCGCACGAAGTTACgatcacataagaaaagacgttacTTTAACTTTCACAATAAACTGG includes:
- the LOC136864915 gene encoding protein fork head-like, giving the protein MLSQKLYPDTAISSAMSTVNSMSPMTPTYSMNSMSCVSMTTMNSCSPQAPSFGSNMLGSAGMGSMAMNGNCMSSTAMGYGGISSPMSNMNGVGSCMGGMGAINSYNGTLGPVSSMSSGRPELGGGDAGSPNSTAALQRARADKTYRRSYTHAKPPYSYISLITMAIQNAPTKMLTLSEIYQFIMDLFPFYRQNQQRWQNSIRHSLSFNDCFVKVPRTPDKPGKGSFWTLHPDSGNMFENGCYLRRQKRFKDEKKEAQRQAQKSSPAHSGGPVDGCGNSGKKTPQHQQEESHHKSAHQQQHHQAGGDGKNAGPSGGDQQHGLGAMLGLHTPKVETDPMTGLLHHQAGTDLCLSQQHHQQHQQQQLQQHEELAAMMGRCHQHLALSEHQAMLHHGTGHHLKQEPAGYAAASHPFSITRLLPTESKTDIKMYADMAQYAGYNPLSPLPNTVHPHSSLPNESYYQSSLYHAPTGTTTL